In the Aquimarina spinulae genome, TAAGGCTCCGACCGCAGCTGCAGTACTTAGTACATTAATCATAAAAGGTCTCCCGATTTTTTGTAGATATGAAGTAATCTTAGGAGTCGAAAATGCATAACCAATACGCATACCAGCTAATCCGTATGCTTTTGAAAAACTATGAATAGCAATTACATTTTTATTTTTCTTAATATAATATGCAGCATTACAAAAATCCGGATCTTCTACAAAATGAAAATATACTTCGTCATAAACTACAATAACGGTATCCGGGATATTATCCAATAAATAATCAACATCTTTTTTAGGAACTATAGTCCCTGTAGGGTTATTAGGTGTAGTTAAAAAAATTAATCGTGTATTTTCATTAATCGCATCAATAATCCCATCTACATTTAAACTAAAATCAGGTGTTTTTAAAGGAACATCAACTACTGTAGCATTTTCTATAGCTGCAAAATTACCATAAGCCTTAAATGTTGGAGACGAAACGATTACTTCACTATCAGAATCTAAAAACCCTCTACAAATAATATCAATAATCTCTACACCACTATTTGCTGTTATGTACTGATCTGCTTCAATACCATTATCATAGTGATCAGCTAAGGCTTTTTTCAACACAGAATCATCTCTATGGTGATATTCAGACAATTCATTTAGTGATTCTTGTATTGCTTTTAACGCTTTTGGAGAAGGGCCTAAAAAATTCTCATTAGAAGAAAGCTTATATATTTTTTGGTCTTCATTTTTGTTTTTACTTTCAGCTTTTGTTGCGCCTACTTTATAAGGTATAGTGTCTAATATATGTTTTTTATACATCGTTTGATTATTTTGGTATAGGCTCTAGAAAAGTAAAAATTAGTTTTTGAAACATAATACATTAAAGTGTTATTATTATAGCACTTTATGTCATCTTTCCCATATTAAAAGCTTTTTCAGAGCGAAGTTTCAATACTTCTTTATTTTTCTTAAAAAAATCAGTTACTAATCCTGTT is a window encoding:
- the hisC gene encoding histidinol-phosphate transaminase, giving the protein MYKKHILDTIPYKVGATKAESKNKNEDQKIYKLSSNENFLGPSPKALKAIQESLNELSEYHHRDDSVLKKALADHYDNGIEADQYITANSGVEIIDIICRGFLDSDSEVIVSSPTFKAYGNFAAIENATVVDVPLKTPDFSLNVDGIIDAINENTRLIFLTTPNNPTGTIVPKKDVDYLLDNIPDTVIVVYDEVYFHFVEDPDFCNAAYYIKKNKNVIAIHSFSKAYGLAGMRIGYAFSTPKITSYLQKIGRPFMINVLSTAAAVGALTDDEHIENTQKLISEQKKWMYAQFEKLGLTYWKSEANFILFKSPIAEEKITSAFLKAGIMVRPCSKFGVKDHIRVTVATPIVNTMFFEVLKTLLSI